The Diadema setosum chromosome 4, eeDiaSeto1, whole genome shotgun sequence genome window below encodes:
- the LOC140227103 gene encoding uncharacterized protein isoform X3, protein MSDENGETSTPVENQKSSRAHRNSRCQCDLGNASVTENDVSDSSITAESVSSSQYRLQRRPKSTPNHFRTQTAPSRLQHHRMPLKSSPRPETSSQEWAYPSHVTCRVSHDAPGYYEYHRPISVYRKPLRRPLSLPQAFDDSEKLHHPDLDPGQREYLWHTASVYSVGNMKSLQQKRYRQILNHQVETGFHTREEVERYYKYLVGTRKRQYEADPSVWRNPPKLPVRPKCFHRCTRSAGDVDETRKINTGYYREKRSNGKKSSGKESKGSLNKSMEKLSLFYSTDLKRTLPRERKEEAKS, encoded by the exons ATGTCTGATGAAAATGGGGAAACCAG CACACCGGTGGAGAACCAAAAGTCTTCCAGGGCACATCGCAATTCAAGGTGTCAGTGCGACCTTGGTAATGCCAGTGTTACTGAGAACGATGTCAGTGATTCATCCATTACAGCAGAGTCAGTGTCATCCTCTCAGTACAGACTGCAACGAAGGCCTAAGAGTACA CCAAATCATTTCAGGACTCAGACTGCCCCCTCACGCCTGCAACATCATAGAATGCCTCTGAAGAGTTCACCAAGGCCAG AAACCTCCTCACAGGAGTGGGCCTACCCTTCCCATGTCACCTGCCGTGTTTCCCACGATGCACCTGGCTACTATGAATATCACCGCCCCATTTCAGTCTACCGAAAGCCTTTACGGCGACCACTTAGCCTGCCACAAGCCTTTGATGACAGTGAGAAGCTTCACCATCCCGACTTGGACCCAGGCCAGAGGGAGTATCTGTGGCACACGGCTAGTGTCTACAGCGTGGGCAACATGAAGTCACTACAGCAGAAGAGATACAGGCAGATCCTTAATCACCAGGTCGAGACAG GATTCCACACCAGAGAGGAAGTGGAGAGATACTACAAATACCTGGTGGGCACCAGAAAGCGCCAATATGAGGCAGATCCAAGTGTGTGGAGGAACCCACCCAAGCTCCCTGTTCGGCCAAAATGCTTTCACAGATGTACCCGCTCTGCCGGCGATGTTGATGAAACTCGAAAAATTAACACAGGATACTACAGGGAGAAGAGGTCCAATGGCAAGAAATCCTCAG GCAAAGAATCAAAAGGGAGCCTAAATAAGTCAATGGAGAAGCTGAGCCTATTCTACAGTACGGACCTCAAGAGGACATTACCCAGGGAACGCAAGGAAGAGGCCAAGTCCTAA
- the LOC140227103 gene encoding uncharacterized protein isoform X2, with protein MSDENGETSTPVENQKSSRAHRNSRCQCDLGNASVTENDVSDSSITAESVSSSQYRLQRRPKSTPNHFRTQTAPSRLQHHRMPLKSSPRPGSVDTSDASSETSSQEWAYPSHVTCRVSHDAPGYYEYHRPISVYRKPLRRPLSLPQAFDDSEKLHHPDLDPGQREYLWHTASVYSVGNMKSLQQKRYRQILNHQVETGFHTREEVERYYKYLVGTRKRQYEADPSVWRNPPKLPVRPKCFHRCTRSAGDVDETRKINTGYYREKRSNGKKSSGKESKGSLNKSMEKLSLFYSTDLKRTLPRERKEEAKS; from the exons ATGTCTGATGAAAATGGGGAAACCAG CACACCGGTGGAGAACCAAAAGTCTTCCAGGGCACATCGCAATTCAAGGTGTCAGTGCGACCTTGGTAATGCCAGTGTTACTGAGAACGATGTCAGTGATTCATCCATTACAGCAGAGTCAGTGTCATCCTCTCAGTACAGACTGCAACGAAGGCCTAAGAGTACA CCAAATCATTTCAGGACTCAGACTGCCCCCTCACGCCTGCAACATCATAGAATGCCTCTGAAGAGTTCACCAAGGCCAG GCTCAGTAGACACATCTGATGCATCCTCAGAAACCTCCTCACAGGAGTGGGCCTACCCTTCCCATGTCACCTGCCGTGTTTCCCACGATGCACCTGGCTACTATGAATATCACCGCCCCATTTCAGTCTACCGAAAGCCTTTACGGCGACCACTTAGCCTGCCACAAGCCTTTGATGACAGTGAGAAGCTTCACCATCCCGACTTGGACCCAGGCCAGAGGGAGTATCTGTGGCACACGGCTAGTGTCTACAGCGTGGGCAACATGAAGTCACTACAGCAGAAGAGATACAGGCAGATCCTTAATCACCAGGTCGAGACAG GATTCCACACCAGAGAGGAAGTGGAGAGATACTACAAATACCTGGTGGGCACCAGAAAGCGCCAATATGAGGCAGATCCAAGTGTGTGGAGGAACCCACCCAAGCTCCCTGTTCGGCCAAAATGCTTTCACAGATGTACCCGCTCTGCCGGCGATGTTGATGAAACTCGAAAAATTAACACAGGATACTACAGGGAGAAGAGGTCCAATGGCAAGAAATCCTCAG GCAAAGAATCAAAAGGGAGCCTAAATAAGTCAATGGAGAAGCTGAGCCTATTCTACAGTACGGACCTCAAGAGGACATTACCCAGGGAACGCAAGGAAGAGGCCAAGTCCTAA
- the LOC140227103 gene encoding uncharacterized protein isoform X1 — protein MQDVCTFLLMCFSTVSTPVENQKSSRAHRNSRCQCDLGNASVTENDVSDSSITAESVSSSQYRLQRRPKSTPNHFRTQTAPSRLQHHRMPLKSSPRPGSVDTSDASSETSSQEWAYPSHVTCRVSHDAPGYYEYHRPISVYRKPLRRPLSLPQAFDDSEKLHHPDLDPGQREYLWHTASVYSVGNMKSLQQKRYRQILNHQVETGFHTREEVERYYKYLVGTRKRQYEADPSVWRNPPKLPVRPKCFHRCTRSAGDVDETRKINTGYYREKRSNGKKSSGKESKGSLNKSMEKLSLFYSTDLKRTLPRERKEEAKS, from the exons ATGCAAGATGTCTGTACATTTCTCCTGATGTGTTTTTCAACTGTAAGCACACCGGTGGAGAACCAAAAGTCTTCCAGGGCACATCGCAATTCAAGGTGTCAGTGCGACCTTGGTAATGCCAGTGTTACTGAGAACGATGTCAGTGATTCATCCATTACAGCAGAGTCAGTGTCATCCTCTCAGTACAGACTGCAACGAAGGCCTAAGAGTACA CCAAATCATTTCAGGACTCAGACTGCCCCCTCACGCCTGCAACATCATAGAATGCCTCTGAAGAGTTCACCAAGGCCAG GCTCAGTAGACACATCTGATGCATCCTCAGAAACCTCCTCACAGGAGTGGGCCTACCCTTCCCATGTCACCTGCCGTGTTTCCCACGATGCACCTGGCTACTATGAATATCACCGCCCCATTTCAGTCTACCGAAAGCCTTTACGGCGACCACTTAGCCTGCCACAAGCCTTTGATGACAGTGAGAAGCTTCACCATCCCGACTTGGACCCAGGCCAGAGGGAGTATCTGTGGCACACGGCTAGTGTCTACAGCGTGGGCAACATGAAGTCACTACAGCAGAAGAGATACAGGCAGATCCTTAATCACCAGGTCGAGACAG GATTCCACACCAGAGAGGAAGTGGAGAGATACTACAAATACCTGGTGGGCACCAGAAAGCGCCAATATGAGGCAGATCCAAGTGTGTGGAGGAACCCACCCAAGCTCCCTGTTCGGCCAAAATGCTTTCACAGATGTACCCGCTCTGCCGGCGATGTTGATGAAACTCGAAAAATTAACACAGGATACTACAGGGAGAAGAGGTCCAATGGCAAGAAATCCTCAG GCAAAGAATCAAAAGGGAGCCTAAATAAGTCAATGGAGAAGCTGAGCCTATTCTACAGTACGGACCTCAAGAGGACATTACCCAGGGAACGCAAGGAAGAGGCCAAGTCCTAA
- the LOC140227104 gene encoding uncharacterized protein, protein MLHCKKMEPGKVLRDNEGNTRPCPNSCETTTRTIESTLSDDQRGRDRTGHVPEAEGHSRPYGDHQNSLGGSESSSSAKENSLGLETGQSLECASIPARQIDQSESIVSEDSSISYGTSKSAAFALQLDLNHSEGEWSTVKCAGCGKNFEQPFVIAQKANRIVLSLCDDCQNITSAMFLCNRCGQECDSLALLRAHKQTHLLPNQRTFVCQMCGVGFSQEAELDDHMCDLASSETTNLIVKDKAGCVESTVGQKSLRKKPKEQKVRVEAIVKTLTRRSQATRTSKTQARIPSTCKSQTSKQICPDDRILINTRAKSNKQAVNKTAKVSPPIRQTRLSAIKFVKPPANRAPVRKKVLKPPKVFQCLECSEFFTDGKEFRKHKVTHKKKETFHCPTCQKEFKSKGNLKRHEGAHSGQQTNICDICNKKFQSAQNLLTHKRTVHTDEKPFSCDICKKAFKQLGNMKTHRRTHTGEKPFLCKECGRPFAQMGNLQAHMVIHAASKPHVCEICGKSFSYLRSLQNHRRGTHTGERPFACNICGKTFSNPSVLRDHKRTHSDKRGYLCDKCGKGFKSYKNLKQHEKFHLEVRPYSCQECGKGFVWFKSFQLHKRTHTGEKPYSCEQCDKQFSNINSLKNHRQKHLTGSAIPATKKRPNATAAPQPAELLPQAPPPPPAPPAPYTLPSQSSQSMLIPHPSLHQGQTRDQMHNSMHTHSQPQVPSSSSPSATTPMHPSLPPHSQAYGHVVFPHTFPSFVTNAGGDFTIL, encoded by the coding sequence ggagagatagaacaGGTCATGTCCCAGAGGCAGAAGGACACTCTAGACCATATGGCGATCACCAAAATAGCTTGGGTGGATCTGAAAGTTCGTCTAGTGCCAAGGAGAATTCTCTTGGGTTGGAAACAGGTCAGTCATTGGAATGTGCAAGTATTCCAGCTAGGCAGATAGACCAGTCAGAGAGCATAGTGTCAGAGGATAGCAGCATATCTTATGGAACATCTAAGAGTGCTGCTTTTGCTCTTCAATTGGATTTAAACCACAGTGAAGGGGAGTGGTCGACTGTAAAGTGTGCAGGTTGTGGAAAAAACTTTGAGCAGCCATtcgttattgcacagaaagctAACAGGATAGTGCTGTCATTGTGTGATGATTGTCAGAACATAACATCAGCAATGTTCTTATGCAATCGCTGTGGACAGGAATGTGACAGCCTTGCATTGCTGCGGGCTCATAAGCAGACTCACTTATTGCCAAATCAGAGGACATTTGTTTGCCAAATGTGTGGGGTTGGATTTTCACAGGAAGCTGAGCTAGATGACCACATGTGTGACCTCGCCTCAAGTGAAACGACAAATTTAATTGTCAAAGACAAAGCAGGGTGTGTTGAGTCCACAGTGGGACAAAAGTCCTTGAGAAAAAAgccaaaagaacaaaaagtgaGAGTTGAAGCAATAGTGAAGACTCTGACCCGGAGAAGCCAGGCTACAAGAACTAGCAAGACACAGGCAAGgattccctcaacttgtaaaTCACAAACTTCTAAGCAAATATGCCCTGATGATAGGATCTTAATAAACACAAGAGCAAAGTCAAACAAGCAAGCAGTAAATAAAACTGCAAAAGTTTCTCCCCCTATCAGACAAACAAGGCTGTCAGCAATCAAGTTTGTAAAGCCACCAGCTAATAGAGCCCCAGTCAGAAAGAAAGTGCTAAAGCCACCCAAAGTATTTCAGTGCTTAGAGTGCTCTGAATTTTTTACTGATGGCAAAGAGTTCAGAAAGCACAAGGTTACTCACAAGAAAAAAGAGACCTTCCACTGCCCAACTTGCCAGAAGGAATTCAAGTCAAAAGGCAACCTCAAGAGACATGAGGGGGCCCATTCAGGTCAGCAGACAAATATCTGTGACATATGTAATAAAAAATTTCAGTCAGCGCAAAATTTACTCACACACAAAAGGACAGTTCACACTGATGAGAAGCCATTTTCGTGTGATATTTGCAAGAAAGCCTTCAAGCAGCTAGGGAATATGAAGActcacagacgcacacacactgGTGAGAAACCCTTCTTGTGCAAGGAATGTGGCAGACCTTTTGCACAGATGGGCAATCTCCAAGCTCATATGGTCATCCATGCTGCTTCCAAACCACATGTATGCGAAATATGTGGTAAGTCATTTTCCTATCTTCGCAGTCTGCAAAACCACAGGAGAGGCACCCACACAGGTGAGCGTCCCTTTGCATGCAACATCTGTGGCAAGACATTTTCTAATCCCAGTGTGCTACGTGACCACAAGCGAACACACTCAGACAAGCGGGGATATCTATGTGACAAGTGTGGTAAAGGTTTTAAGAGTTATAAGAACCTGAAGCAACACGAAAAGTTTCACCTTGAGGTGCGCCCATATTCATGTCAGGAGTGTGGCAAAGGGTTTGTCTGGTTCAAGAGCTTCCAGCTGCACAAGCGGACACACACGGGTGAAAAGCCATACTCCTGTGAGCAGTGTGATAAACAGTTTTCAAATATCAACTCCTTGAAGAACCATAGGCAAAAGCATCTCACAGGTTCTGCAATACCTGCTACCAAGAAGCGCCCCAATGCCACAGCTGCACCTCAGCCAGCAGAACTCCTCCCTCAagctccacctcctcctcctgctcctcctgCCCCATATACACTGCCTTCACAGTCAAGCCAGTCCATGCTGATTCCCCACCCCAGCTTGCACCAGGGTCAAACGCGGGATCAAATGCACAACTCTATGCATACTCATTCTCAACCTCAGGTACCGTCATCTTCCTCGCCATCTGCCACTACACCCATGCACCCTTCCCTGCCTCCCCATTCTCAAGCATATGGCCATGTTGTTTTCCCTCATACATTTCCATCATTTGTGACTAATGCTGGAGGAGATTTTACCATTCTCTAA